Proteins encoded within one genomic window of Theobroma cacao cultivar B97-61/B2 chromosome 7, Criollo_cocoa_genome_V2, whole genome shotgun sequence:
- the LOC18593232 gene encoding uncharacterized protein LOC18593232 isoform X2, which yields MGKRKERRLAALSNAGRRVKLDLFAEPSDLGGSSVHEEVDGEPKHGAGLPNSPSSSGQQPPNPLLLLGQYSDDELDDESDKRLEHGTLDGSLSDHDDQAKGPLSETCKDAEVDAGVRDTLKVNQQNTERDSTPNAIQNLVGVDNREGDNDDASESVKKNDSTEQISVAGTSEVQVIGDVGSGWRIVMHEESNQYYYWNVETGETSWEVPNVLAPINLSTSGQMALTVENMETAQVGTQDCKSTLSAQPTGGNLIPQNNEPRLDEQDGGCKSEALKDNNWTSDVNRSEFQSSSDAVDTHLTDGSLSGSGNYVQNLLANVENKSGIDLSTHLLKQGECLLERMKSLKVSEDDLQGQGWMSNCILEVEIRLSDIKSLLSYGSSLSPFWAHCERKLKQLEGIINDKIYQLAKSAIMEEGEETPASFGEKLKSEESTHNEVEADGNGYSPVSSTPDISHVSTDVDTLTVVNSDSKNQVPSSNAACMVKVPSFGSPTEHCESQAQIGQLVNEDTLSGEANSKTGGLGGEDVDMDVDMEVEEAIPASTMSLRDVSPTTLEQLNPPADYSAVPPPPDEEWIPPPPPDNEQVPPPPPDNEQVPPPPPDEPPEHSYPPPPSYAESVPLTYAEQYNLTYSDSSYQYYGHAVSEVPIGSFYGHADGSQVAAPQASIYYQAVPNTYSESAPVTVNPVEPVTFYDLQGGGATSVPIAVGTEATQLYSEAGTITYNTLASSQIRFDDELAVAGPGVRGNVPTGSDKTEVASAGISSTLATIEAPATISIKESFAAAAAAAASAAVAASSSGPKVSSKAARTKKRTVAATSSLRSNKKVSSLVDKWKAAKEELHENAEDEPENPYAMLERKRQREIEEWRAQQIASGEAKDNANFQPLGGDWREKVKRRRAQQKAKEAAETPAEVVPDGNEQPDLDELSRDLPSGWQAYWDETSKQVYYGNVNTSETTWIRPTK from the exons ATGGGAAAGAGAAAGGAGCGTCGTCTAGCTGCTCTGAGCAACGCTGGCCGCCGTGTTAAGCTCGATCTATTTGCGGAACCCTCTG ATTTGGGTGGCTCCTCAGTGCATGAAGAAGTCGATGGGGAACCAAAACATGGTGCTGGGTTGCCCAATTCACCATCTTCTTCAG GTCAACAACCGCCAAACCCTTTGCTGTTACTTGGCCAGTACAGTGATGATGAATTGGATGATGAGTCAGATAAAAGACTAGAACATGGCACTTTAGATGGTTCCTTATCTGACCATGATGACCAG gCTAAGGGACCTCTCAGTGAGACCTGCAAAGATGCAGAAGTTGATGCAGGAGTTCGTGATACTCTGAAGGTTAATCAACAGAACACAGAGAGAGATTCTACTCCAAATGCTATCCAGAACTTGGTAGGTGTTGATAATAGAGAAGGAGATAATGATGATGCTAGTGAATCAGTCAAGAAGAACGATTCTACAGAACAAATATCTGTTGCTGGAACTTCTGAAGTACAGGTCATTGGAGATGTGGGTTCAGGCTGGAGGATTGTAATGCATGAAGAGAGTAATCAGTATTACTACTGGAATGTTGAAACTGGTGAAACTTCATGGGAGGTGCCTAATGTTTTGGCCCCGATAAACCTATCAACTTCTGGCCAGATGGCTCTTACTGTTGAAAATATGGAGACTGCTCAAGTGGGTACGCAAGATTGCAAATCAACACTAAGTGCCCAACCAACTGGTGGAAATTTGATTCCTCAAAATAATGAGCCGCGGTTAGATGAGCAGGATGGAGGATGTAAAAGTGAAGCTCTGAAAGATAACAATTGGACCTCTGATGTCAATAGAAGTGAATTTCAAAGTAGCTCAGATGCTGTTGATACTCATTTGACTGATGGGAGTTTAAGTGGCTCTGGGAACTATGTACAAAATTTGTTAgctaatgttgaaaataaatcaGGAATCGATCTCTCTACTCATCTTTTGAAACAGGGGGAGTGTTTGCTAGAGAGAATGAAGTCACTAAAAGT gTCTGAAGACGACCTGCAAGGTCAGGGCTGGATGTCTAATTGTATTTTAGAAGTTGAGATTAGACTTTCTGATATCAAGTCATTGCTTTCATATGGATCATCTTTATCACCGTTTTGGGCACACTGTGAAAGGAAGCTAAAACAGCTTGAGGGTAttattaatgataaaatttacCAGCTTGCAAAATCAGCCATTATGGAAGAGGGTGAAGAAACTCCTGCCTCTTTTGGAGAAAAGCTTAAGTCAGAGGAAAGTACGCACAATGAAGTTGAAGCAGATGGAAATGGTTACAGTCCAGTTTCTTCCACACCtgacatttctcatgtttctACTGATGTTGACACATTGACAGTAGTCAATAGTGATTCAAAAAATCAAGTTCCCTCCAGCAATGCTGCATGTATGGTAAAGGTTCCTTCTTTTGGATCACCTACTGAACATTGTGAAAGTCAAGCCCAAATAGGTCAACTGGTCAATGAAGATACTCTTTCTGGTGAAGCTAATTCTAAGACTGGAGGGCTTGGTGGAGAGGATGTTGACATGGATGTGGACATGGAAGTTGAAGAGGCAATCCCAGCAAGCACCATGTCCCTCAGAGATGTATCCCCCACCACCCTGGAGCAACTAAATCCACCTGCTGATTACTCAGCTGTTCCTCCACCTCCAGATGAGGAGTGGATTCCTCCACCTCCTCCTGATAATGAACAAGTTCCACCACCTCCTCCTGATAATGAACAGGTTCCTCCACCACCACCTGATGAGCCTCCTGAACATTCATATCCTCCTCCCCCATCTTATGCGGAGTCTGTGCCTCTCACTTATGCAGAACAATACAACCTAACCTATTCTGATTCCAGTTATCAGTATTATGGACATGCAGTTAGTGAAGTCCCAATCGGTAGTTTCTATGGGCATGCTGATGGAAGTCAAGTTGCTGCACCCCAAGCCTCAATTTACTATCAAGCAGTTCCAAACACTTATTCTGAAAGTGCACCAGTTACTGTTAATCCTGTTGAACCTGTAACATTTTATGACCTTCAAGGCGGAGGAGCAACTTCTGTGCCTATTGCTGTTGGTACAGAAGCTACTCAGTTGTACAGTGAAGCTGGCACTATAACATACAATACTCTTGCTTCAAGTCAAATTCGATTCGATGATGAACTTGCAGTTGCAGGACCTGGTGTGAGAGGCAATGTTCCTACTGGTAGTGATAAGACTGAAGTAGCATCAGCGGGGATCTCTTCTACTTTGGCCACTATTGAAGCTCCTGCAACCATTTctattaaagaaagttttgctgcagctgctgctgctgctgcatCCGCTGCAGTTGCAGCTTCATCATCAGGTCCAAAGGTTTCATCTAAAG CTGCGCGAACTAAAAAGCGGACAGTTGCTGCCACATCCTCCTTGAGGTCTAATAAGAAGGTCTCGAGTTTGGTGGATAAG TGGAAAGCTGCCAAAGAGGAACTGCATGAGAATGCAGAAGATGAGCCAGAAAATCCCTATGCGATGTTGGAAAGAAAGCGACAACGGGAAATAGAG GAATGGCGTGCCCAGCAAATTGCCAGTGGAGAGGCTAAAGATAATGCAAATTTTCAGCCTTTGGGTGGTGATTG GCGTGAGAAAGTAAAGCGGAGGAGAGCACAACAGAAGGCCAAAGAAGCTGCAGAGACTCCCGCAGAGGTGGTTCCTGATGGAAACGAACAACCTGATTTAGATGAACTGTCAAGAGATCTTCCTTCTGGATGGCAG GCTTATTGGGATGAAACTTCGAAACAGGTCTATTATGGGAATGTCAACACCTCAGAGACAACTTGGATTAGaccaacaaaataa
- the LOC18593232 gene encoding uncharacterized protein LOC18593232 isoform X1, protein MGKRKERRLAALSNAGRRVKLDLFAEPSEDLGGSSVHEEVDGEPKHGAGLPNSPSSSGQQPPNPLLLLGQYSDDELDDESDKRLEHGTLDGSLSDHDDQAKGPLSETCKDAEVDAGVRDTLKVNQQNTERDSTPNAIQNLVGVDNREGDNDDASESVKKNDSTEQISVAGTSEVQVIGDVGSGWRIVMHEESNQYYYWNVETGETSWEVPNVLAPINLSTSGQMALTVENMETAQVGTQDCKSTLSAQPTGGNLIPQNNEPRLDEQDGGCKSEALKDNNWTSDVNRSEFQSSSDAVDTHLTDGSLSGSGNYVQNLLANVENKSGIDLSTHLLKQGECLLERMKSLKVSEDDLQGQGWMSNCILEVEIRLSDIKSLLSYGSSLSPFWAHCERKLKQLEGIINDKIYQLAKSAIMEEGEETPASFGEKLKSEESTHNEVEADGNGYSPVSSTPDISHVSTDVDTLTVVNSDSKNQVPSSNAACMVKVPSFGSPTEHCESQAQIGQLVNEDTLSGEANSKTGGLGGEDVDMDVDMEVEEAIPASTMSLRDVSPTTLEQLNPPADYSAVPPPPDEEWIPPPPPDNEQVPPPPPDNEQVPPPPPDEPPEHSYPPPPSYAESVPLTYAEQYNLTYSDSSYQYYGHAVSEVPIGSFYGHADGSQVAAPQASIYYQAVPNTYSESAPVTVNPVEPVTFYDLQGGGATSVPIAVGTEATQLYSEAGTITYNTLASSQIRFDDELAVAGPGVRGNVPTGSDKTEVASAGISSTLATIEAPATISIKESFAAAAAAAASAAVAASSSGPKVSSKAARTKKRTVAATSSLRSNKKVSSLVDKWKAAKEELHENAEDEPENPYAMLERKRQREIEEWRAQQIASGEAKDNANFQPLGGDWREKVKRRRAQQKAKEAAETPAEVVPDGNEQPDLDELSRDLPSGWQAYWDETSKQVYYGNVNTSETTWIRPTK, encoded by the exons ATGGGAAAGAGAAAGGAGCGTCGTCTAGCTGCTCTGAGCAACGCTGGCCGCCGTGTTAAGCTCGATCTATTTGCGGAACCCTCTG AAGATTTGGGTGGCTCCTCAGTGCATGAAGAAGTCGATGGGGAACCAAAACATGGTGCTGGGTTGCCCAATTCACCATCTTCTTCAG GTCAACAACCGCCAAACCCTTTGCTGTTACTTGGCCAGTACAGTGATGATGAATTGGATGATGAGTCAGATAAAAGACTAGAACATGGCACTTTAGATGGTTCCTTATCTGACCATGATGACCAG gCTAAGGGACCTCTCAGTGAGACCTGCAAAGATGCAGAAGTTGATGCAGGAGTTCGTGATACTCTGAAGGTTAATCAACAGAACACAGAGAGAGATTCTACTCCAAATGCTATCCAGAACTTGGTAGGTGTTGATAATAGAGAAGGAGATAATGATGATGCTAGTGAATCAGTCAAGAAGAACGATTCTACAGAACAAATATCTGTTGCTGGAACTTCTGAAGTACAGGTCATTGGAGATGTGGGTTCAGGCTGGAGGATTGTAATGCATGAAGAGAGTAATCAGTATTACTACTGGAATGTTGAAACTGGTGAAACTTCATGGGAGGTGCCTAATGTTTTGGCCCCGATAAACCTATCAACTTCTGGCCAGATGGCTCTTACTGTTGAAAATATGGAGACTGCTCAAGTGGGTACGCAAGATTGCAAATCAACACTAAGTGCCCAACCAACTGGTGGAAATTTGATTCCTCAAAATAATGAGCCGCGGTTAGATGAGCAGGATGGAGGATGTAAAAGTGAAGCTCTGAAAGATAACAATTGGACCTCTGATGTCAATAGAAGTGAATTTCAAAGTAGCTCAGATGCTGTTGATACTCATTTGACTGATGGGAGTTTAAGTGGCTCTGGGAACTATGTACAAAATTTGTTAgctaatgttgaaaataaatcaGGAATCGATCTCTCTACTCATCTTTTGAAACAGGGGGAGTGTTTGCTAGAGAGAATGAAGTCACTAAAAGT gTCTGAAGACGACCTGCAAGGTCAGGGCTGGATGTCTAATTGTATTTTAGAAGTTGAGATTAGACTTTCTGATATCAAGTCATTGCTTTCATATGGATCATCTTTATCACCGTTTTGGGCACACTGTGAAAGGAAGCTAAAACAGCTTGAGGGTAttattaatgataaaatttacCAGCTTGCAAAATCAGCCATTATGGAAGAGGGTGAAGAAACTCCTGCCTCTTTTGGAGAAAAGCTTAAGTCAGAGGAAAGTACGCACAATGAAGTTGAAGCAGATGGAAATGGTTACAGTCCAGTTTCTTCCACACCtgacatttctcatgtttctACTGATGTTGACACATTGACAGTAGTCAATAGTGATTCAAAAAATCAAGTTCCCTCCAGCAATGCTGCATGTATGGTAAAGGTTCCTTCTTTTGGATCACCTACTGAACATTGTGAAAGTCAAGCCCAAATAGGTCAACTGGTCAATGAAGATACTCTTTCTGGTGAAGCTAATTCTAAGACTGGAGGGCTTGGTGGAGAGGATGTTGACATGGATGTGGACATGGAAGTTGAAGAGGCAATCCCAGCAAGCACCATGTCCCTCAGAGATGTATCCCCCACCACCCTGGAGCAACTAAATCCACCTGCTGATTACTCAGCTGTTCCTCCACCTCCAGATGAGGAGTGGATTCCTCCACCTCCTCCTGATAATGAACAAGTTCCACCACCTCCTCCTGATAATGAACAGGTTCCTCCACCACCACCTGATGAGCCTCCTGAACATTCATATCCTCCTCCCCCATCTTATGCGGAGTCTGTGCCTCTCACTTATGCAGAACAATACAACCTAACCTATTCTGATTCCAGTTATCAGTATTATGGACATGCAGTTAGTGAAGTCCCAATCGGTAGTTTCTATGGGCATGCTGATGGAAGTCAAGTTGCTGCACCCCAAGCCTCAATTTACTATCAAGCAGTTCCAAACACTTATTCTGAAAGTGCACCAGTTACTGTTAATCCTGTTGAACCTGTAACATTTTATGACCTTCAAGGCGGAGGAGCAACTTCTGTGCCTATTGCTGTTGGTACAGAAGCTACTCAGTTGTACAGTGAAGCTGGCACTATAACATACAATACTCTTGCTTCAAGTCAAATTCGATTCGATGATGAACTTGCAGTTGCAGGACCTGGTGTGAGAGGCAATGTTCCTACTGGTAGTGATAAGACTGAAGTAGCATCAGCGGGGATCTCTTCTACTTTGGCCACTATTGAAGCTCCTGCAACCATTTctattaaagaaagttttgctgcagctgctgctgctgctgcatCCGCTGCAGTTGCAGCTTCATCATCAGGTCCAAAGGTTTCATCTAAAG CTGCGCGAACTAAAAAGCGGACAGTTGCTGCCACATCCTCCTTGAGGTCTAATAAGAAGGTCTCGAGTTTGGTGGATAAG TGGAAAGCTGCCAAAGAGGAACTGCATGAGAATGCAGAAGATGAGCCAGAAAATCCCTATGCGATGTTGGAAAGAAAGCGACAACGGGAAATAGAG GAATGGCGTGCCCAGCAAATTGCCAGTGGAGAGGCTAAAGATAATGCAAATTTTCAGCCTTTGGGTGGTGATTG GCGTGAGAAAGTAAAGCGGAGGAGAGCACAACAGAAGGCCAAAGAAGCTGCAGAGACTCCCGCAGAGGTGGTTCCTGATGGAAACGAACAACCTGATTTAGATGAACTGTCAAGAGATCTTCCTTCTGGATGGCAG GCTTATTGGGATGAAACTTCGAAACAGGTCTATTATGGGAATGTCAACACCTCAGAGACAACTTGGATTAGaccaacaaaataa
- the LOC18593232 gene encoding uncharacterized protein LOC18593232 isoform X3, with protein sequence MLYFAASKRFADFFWKILSLGQQPPNPLLLLGQYSDDELDDESDKRLEHGTLDGSLSDHDDQAKGPLSETCKDAEVDAGVRDTLKVNQQNTERDSTPNAIQNLVGVDNREGDNDDASESVKKNDSTEQISVAGTSEVQVIGDVGSGWRIVMHEESNQYYYWNVETGETSWEVPNVLAPINLSTSGQMALTVENMETAQVGTQDCKSTLSAQPTGGNLIPQNNEPRLDEQDGGCKSEALKDNNWTSDVNRSEFQSSSDAVDTHLTDGSLSGSGNYVQNLLANVENKSGIDLSTHLLKQGECLLERMKSLKVSEDDLQGQGWMSNCILEVEIRLSDIKSLLSYGSSLSPFWAHCERKLKQLEGIINDKIYQLAKSAIMEEGEETPASFGEKLKSEESTHNEVEADGNGYSPVSSTPDISHVSTDVDTLTVVNSDSKNQVPSSNAACMVKVPSFGSPTEHCESQAQIGQLVNEDTLSGEANSKTGGLGGEDVDMDVDMEVEEAIPASTMSLRDVSPTTLEQLNPPADYSAVPPPPDEEWIPPPPPDNEQVPPPPPDNEQVPPPPPDEPPEHSYPPPPSYAESVPLTYAEQYNLTYSDSSYQYYGHAVSEVPIGSFYGHADGSQVAAPQASIYYQAVPNTYSESAPVTVNPVEPVTFYDLQGGGATSVPIAVGTEATQLYSEAGTITYNTLASSQIRFDDELAVAGPGVRGNVPTGSDKTEVASAGISSTLATIEAPATISIKESFAAAAAAAASAAVAASSSGPKVSSKAARTKKRTVAATSSLRSNKKVSSLVDKWKAAKEELHENAEDEPENPYAMLERKRQREIEEWRAQQIASGEAKDNANFQPLGGDWREKVKRRRAQQKAKEAAETPAEVVPDGNEQPDLDELSRDLPSGWQAYWDETSKQVYYGNVNTSETTWIRPTK encoded by the exons ATGCTCTATTTCGCTGCATCAAAGCGTTTTGCAGATTTCTTCTGGAAAATTTTATCTCTCG GTCAACAACCGCCAAACCCTTTGCTGTTACTTGGCCAGTACAGTGATGATGAATTGGATGATGAGTCAGATAAAAGACTAGAACATGGCACTTTAGATGGTTCCTTATCTGACCATGATGACCAG gCTAAGGGACCTCTCAGTGAGACCTGCAAAGATGCAGAAGTTGATGCAGGAGTTCGTGATACTCTGAAGGTTAATCAACAGAACACAGAGAGAGATTCTACTCCAAATGCTATCCAGAACTTGGTAGGTGTTGATAATAGAGAAGGAGATAATGATGATGCTAGTGAATCAGTCAAGAAGAACGATTCTACAGAACAAATATCTGTTGCTGGAACTTCTGAAGTACAGGTCATTGGAGATGTGGGTTCAGGCTGGAGGATTGTAATGCATGAAGAGAGTAATCAGTATTACTACTGGAATGTTGAAACTGGTGAAACTTCATGGGAGGTGCCTAATGTTTTGGCCCCGATAAACCTATCAACTTCTGGCCAGATGGCTCTTACTGTTGAAAATATGGAGACTGCTCAAGTGGGTACGCAAGATTGCAAATCAACACTAAGTGCCCAACCAACTGGTGGAAATTTGATTCCTCAAAATAATGAGCCGCGGTTAGATGAGCAGGATGGAGGATGTAAAAGTGAAGCTCTGAAAGATAACAATTGGACCTCTGATGTCAATAGAAGTGAATTTCAAAGTAGCTCAGATGCTGTTGATACTCATTTGACTGATGGGAGTTTAAGTGGCTCTGGGAACTATGTACAAAATTTGTTAgctaatgttgaaaataaatcaGGAATCGATCTCTCTACTCATCTTTTGAAACAGGGGGAGTGTTTGCTAGAGAGAATGAAGTCACTAAAAGT gTCTGAAGACGACCTGCAAGGTCAGGGCTGGATGTCTAATTGTATTTTAGAAGTTGAGATTAGACTTTCTGATATCAAGTCATTGCTTTCATATGGATCATCTTTATCACCGTTTTGGGCACACTGTGAAAGGAAGCTAAAACAGCTTGAGGGTAttattaatgataaaatttacCAGCTTGCAAAATCAGCCATTATGGAAGAGGGTGAAGAAACTCCTGCCTCTTTTGGAGAAAAGCTTAAGTCAGAGGAAAGTACGCACAATGAAGTTGAAGCAGATGGAAATGGTTACAGTCCAGTTTCTTCCACACCtgacatttctcatgtttctACTGATGTTGACACATTGACAGTAGTCAATAGTGATTCAAAAAATCAAGTTCCCTCCAGCAATGCTGCATGTATGGTAAAGGTTCCTTCTTTTGGATCACCTACTGAACATTGTGAAAGTCAAGCCCAAATAGGTCAACTGGTCAATGAAGATACTCTTTCTGGTGAAGCTAATTCTAAGACTGGAGGGCTTGGTGGAGAGGATGTTGACATGGATGTGGACATGGAAGTTGAAGAGGCAATCCCAGCAAGCACCATGTCCCTCAGAGATGTATCCCCCACCACCCTGGAGCAACTAAATCCACCTGCTGATTACTCAGCTGTTCCTCCACCTCCAGATGAGGAGTGGATTCCTCCACCTCCTCCTGATAATGAACAAGTTCCACCACCTCCTCCTGATAATGAACAGGTTCCTCCACCACCACCTGATGAGCCTCCTGAACATTCATATCCTCCTCCCCCATCTTATGCGGAGTCTGTGCCTCTCACTTATGCAGAACAATACAACCTAACCTATTCTGATTCCAGTTATCAGTATTATGGACATGCAGTTAGTGAAGTCCCAATCGGTAGTTTCTATGGGCATGCTGATGGAAGTCAAGTTGCTGCACCCCAAGCCTCAATTTACTATCAAGCAGTTCCAAACACTTATTCTGAAAGTGCACCAGTTACTGTTAATCCTGTTGAACCTGTAACATTTTATGACCTTCAAGGCGGAGGAGCAACTTCTGTGCCTATTGCTGTTGGTACAGAAGCTACTCAGTTGTACAGTGAAGCTGGCACTATAACATACAATACTCTTGCTTCAAGTCAAATTCGATTCGATGATGAACTTGCAGTTGCAGGACCTGGTGTGAGAGGCAATGTTCCTACTGGTAGTGATAAGACTGAAGTAGCATCAGCGGGGATCTCTTCTACTTTGGCCACTATTGAAGCTCCTGCAACCATTTctattaaagaaagttttgctgcagctgctgctgctgctgcatCCGCTGCAGTTGCAGCTTCATCATCAGGTCCAAAGGTTTCATCTAAAG CTGCGCGAACTAAAAAGCGGACAGTTGCTGCCACATCCTCCTTGAGGTCTAATAAGAAGGTCTCGAGTTTGGTGGATAAG TGGAAAGCTGCCAAAGAGGAACTGCATGAGAATGCAGAAGATGAGCCAGAAAATCCCTATGCGATGTTGGAAAGAAAGCGACAACGGGAAATAGAG GAATGGCGTGCCCAGCAAATTGCCAGTGGAGAGGCTAAAGATAATGCAAATTTTCAGCCTTTGGGTGGTGATTG GCGTGAGAAAGTAAAGCGGAGGAGAGCACAACAGAAGGCCAAAGAAGCTGCAGAGACTCCCGCAGAGGTGGTTCCTGATGGAAACGAACAACCTGATTTAGATGAACTGTCAAGAGATCTTCCTTCTGGATGGCAG GCTTATTGGGATGAAACTTCGAAACAGGTCTATTATGGGAATGTCAACACCTCAGAGACAACTTGGATTAGaccaacaaaataa
- the LOC18593233 gene encoding uncharacterized protein LOC18593233 yields MDEREEAKPPKIDLKGKNSKFSVPEINMDEIKRDSSMHVSPQGEGTKPAGGRWNCLCSPTTHAGSFRCRHHRASGMTRGGSVGSNLALLGATKSEPISDFFQAR; encoded by the coding sequence ATGGACGAAAGGGAGGAAGCAAAGCCACCAAAGATAGACTTGAAGGGCAAGAACAGTAAGTTCTCTGTACCAGAAATCAACATGGATGAAATCAAAAGGGATTCATCTATGCATGTCTCGCCTCAAGGAGAAGGGACCAAGCCAGCAGGAGGAAGGTGGAACTGCCTCTGTTCTCCGACGACGCATGCTGGGTCCTTCAGGTGCCGACACCATAGAGCTTCTGGCATGACAAGGGGAGGCTCTGTCGGATCAAACCTTGCTTTGCTTGGTGCCACCAAATCTGAACCCATCAGTGATTTCTTCCAAGCTCGGTAG
- the LOC18593234 gene encoding farnesyl pyrophosphate synthase 1, with product MVDIKDKFKEVFSVLKSELLNDPAFEFTDDSRQWVDRVVEYNVPGGKLNRGLSVIDSYKFLKDGKELSDEEFFLACALGWCIEWFQAYFLVLDDITDNSQLRRGQPCWFRLPNVGLIAVNDGLILRNHIFRILMKHFKGKPYYMDLLELFNEVEFQTASGQMIDLITTIPGKKDLSNYTLSIHRRIVQYKTAYYSFHLPVACALLMAGENLDNHTDVKDILIEIGTVFQVQDDYLDCFGDPNVIGKDGTDIQDFKCSWLVVKALERANEDQKKLLSENYGQADKACIDKVKELYNVLDLQSVFTEYENQCHENIMKSIEAHPSKAIQAVLKSFWKKIYQRKK from the exons ATGGTTGATATCAAAGACAAGTTTAAGGAGGTCTTCTCTGTGCTCAAATCAGAGCTTCTTAATGACCCTGCTTTTGAATTCACTGATGATTCTCGCCAATGGGTTGATCGT GTGGTGGAGTACAATGTTCCTGGAG GAAAGCTGAACCGAGGGTTGTCTGTCATTGACAGCTACAAGTTTTTGAAAGATGGAAAAGAGCTGAGTGATGAGGAGTTTTTTCTTGCATGTGCCCTTGGTTGGTGCATTGAATGG TTCCAAGcatattttcttgttcttgATGATATTACGGATAATTCTCAGCTGCGCAGAGGTCAACCATGCTGGTTCAGGCTTCCAAAT GTTGGATTGATTGCTGTCAACGATGGGTTAATTCTGCGTAACCACATCTTCAGAATTCTCATGAAGCACTTTAAAGGAAAGCCTTATTACATGGATTTGCTAGAATTGTTCAATGAG gTTGAATTTCAAACAGCCTCGGGCCAAATGATAGACTTAATCACCACAATTCCTGGGAAGAAAGATCTATCAAATTACACATTGTCAAT TCACCGCAGGATTGTTCAATATAAGACGGCTTATTACTCATTTCACCttcca GTTGCTTGTGCATTGCTTATGGCAGGAGAGAATCTTGACAATCATACTGATGTGAAGGATATCCTTATTGAAATTGGGACCGTTTTTCAAGTACAG GATGATTATCTAGATTGTTTTGGTGATCCTAATGTCATTGGCAAG GATGGAACTGATATTCAAGACTTCAAGTGCTCTTGGTTGGTTGTAAAAGCTCTGGAACGTGCAAATGAGGACCAAAAGAAACTGTTATCC GAGAATTACGGACAAGCAGATAAAGCATGTATTGACAAAGTGAAAGAGCTCTATAATGTCCTGGATCTTCAG AGTGTATTTACGGAGTACGAGAACCAGTGTCATGAGAATATAATGAAATCAATCGAGGCTCATCCAAGCAAAGCAATACAAGCTGTGTTGAAGTCATTCTGGAAGAAGATATACCAGAGGAAGAAGTAG